Sequence from the Thiohalospira halophila DSM 15071 genome:
CGGTCTTGTCCACGGTGGGCGCCTCGGCCAGCAGCTCCGCCAGTTCCGGCTCCGTCTCCCCCAGGCCGCGCGGATACTGGCGGGTGACCAGCCGCGGGATCGCCAGCTCGGCGGCGGCCCGGGCCAGGGCGCCGGCGTGGTCGAGGACCCGGCGGCGCTCACTCTCGGCCATGGCGGCGGCCAGGCGCGCCTGGATATCGACGAAGACGAGGCGGCTGGTGGCGACGTTGCAGAGCTCGGCGGTCATGGCGGAACCTCCGACCTAGTAGCGCGGGGTGGCGGGATCGACGGCCTGCGACCAGCGATCGATCCCGCCGGTGAGGTTGATCACGTCGGCAAAGCCCTGGTGTTCCAGGAAGTAGGCGGCCTGGAGGCTGCGCACGCCGTGGTGGCAGAGGACCACCAGCGGCTCGGCCGGATCCAGCTCCTCCGCCGCCCGGCTCGGCAGCTCCCCCAGGGGGATGAGCGTGGAGTTCGGCAGGTGCGCGACCTCGTACTCCCAGGGCTCGCGCACATCCAGGATGCGCGGGGCCTCGCCGGCCTCCAGCCACGCCTTGAATTCGGCGGGTTCGACCTGGCGCATGGGGCGCTTCAGAACTGGAAGCGGTCGGGCTGCGGCGCGTTGAGCAGCGCCGGCAGGCTGGTCTCGAAGAGCCGCTCGGTGAGGTAGTTCTCCGCGTCCAGCCGGGTGATGACCTCGGCCTCCATGACGGGGTCCTCGCCCTCGATGACGAACAGCCGCCCG
This genomic interval carries:
- a CDS encoding rhodanese-like domain-containing protein, translated to MRQVEPAEFKAWLEAGEAPRILDVREPWEYEVAHLPNSTLIPLGELPSRAAEELDPAEPLVVLCHHGVRSLQAAYFLEHQGFADVINLTGGIDRWSQAVDPATPRY